From the Erythrolamprus reginae isolate rEryReg1 chromosome Z, rEryReg1.hap1, whole genome shotgun sequence genome, one window contains:
- the PALS2 gene encoding protein PALS2 isoform X2, with amino-acid sequence MAMQQVLDNLTDLPSSSGAEEIDLIFLKGIMENPIVKSLAKAHERLEDSKLEAVSDNNLELVNEILEDISPLINKDENIAELVGILKEPHFLSLLEAHDIVASKCYESPPSSPEINNASVNNQIVPVDAIRILGIHKRAGEPLGVTFRVENNDLVIARILHGGMIDRQGLLHVGDIIKEVNGHEVGNNPKELQELLKSISGSVTLKILPSYKDNIVPQQVFVKCHFDYNPFNDNLIPCKEAGLKFSKGEILQIVNREDPNWWQASHVKEGGSAGLIPSQFLEEKRKAFVRRDWENSSPFCGTINSKRKKKMMYLTTRNAEFDRHEIQIYEEVAKMPPFQRKTLVLIGAQGVGRRSLKNRFIVLNPTKFGTTVPFTSRKPRDDEKDGQAYRFVSRSEMEADIKAGRYLEHGEYEGNLYGTKIDSIIEVVQTGRTCILDVNPQALKVLRTSEFMPYVVFIAAPELETLRAMHKAVVDAGITTKLLTDTDLKKTVDESARIQRAYSHYFDLIIVNDNLDKAFEKLQTATEKLRMESQWVPISWVY; translated from the exons CAATGCAGCAAGTTTTGGATAATCTTACTGATTTACCCTCATCATCTGGAGCTGAAGAAATAGACCTTATTTTCTTGAAAGGAATTATGGAGAATCCTATTGTAAAATCACTTGCTAAG GCTCATGAACGACTAGAGGATTCAAAACTTGAGGCTGTAAGTGATAACAATCTGGAGCTGGTCAATGAGATTCTTGAAGACATCAGTCCattaataaataaagatgaaAATATTGCGGAATTAGTTGGCATACTAAAAGAACCACACTTTCTG TCACTCTTAGAAGCTCATGATATTGTGGCATCAAAGTGTTATGAATCTCCTCCCTCTAGCCCAGAAATAAATAATGCTTCAGTGAACAATCAGATAGTACCAGTAGATGCTATTCGTATACTTGGTATTCATAAAAGAGCAGGGGAGCCTCTG GGTGTGACATTTAGGGTGGAGAATAATGACCTGGTGATTGCAAGAATCCTTCATGGAGGAATGATAGACCGACAAGGTCTCCTACATGTAGGTGATATCATTAAAGAGGTTAATGGTCATGAAGTTGGAAACAATCCAAAAGAATTGCAAGAGCTCCTGAAGAGTATTAGTGGTAGTGTCACTCTGAAGATTCTTCCTAGCTACAAAGATAATATTGTTCCCCAACAG gTATTTGTGAAGTGTCACTTTGATTATAATCCATTCAATGATAATCTCATTCCATGCAAAGAAGCTGGTCTTAAATTTTCCAAGGGAGAAATTCTTCAGATTGTAAACCGAGAAGACCCAAACTGGTGGCAG GCCAGCCATGTCAAAGAAGGAGGAAGTGCAGGACTTATTCCTAGCCAATTcttagaagaaaagagaaaagcatTTGTTAGGCGGGACTGGGAAAATTCAA GTCCTTTCTGTGGGACAATAAatagtaaaaggaagaaaaaaatgatgtATCTCACAACTAGAAATGCAG AATTTGATCGACATGAAATTCAAATATATGAGGAAGTTGCAAAGATGCCTCCATTTCAAAGAAAAACACTGGTCTTAATAGGGGCCCAAGGAGTTGGCCGAAGAAGTCTGAAAAATAGATTTATTGTACTGAATCCCACAAAATTTGGAACCACAGTCCCAT TTACATCGCGGAAACCGAGGGATGATGAGAAAGATGGACAAGCATACCGGTTTGTGTCACGAAGTGAAATGGAGGCAGATATTAAAGCAGGAAGATATTTAGAACACGGGGAATATGAAGGAAATCTTTACGGTACCAAAATAGATTCCATTATTGAAGTGGTTCAGACTGGAAGGACATGTATCTTGGATGTGAATCCACAG GCACTTAAAGTGTTGCGGACATCAGAGTTCATGCCCTATGTAGTTTTTATTGCTGCTCCAGAACTTGAAACCCTGCGTGCAATGCACAAAGCTGTGGTTGATGCAGGAATTACAACCAAGCTTCTAACA GATACTGATTTGAAGAAAACTGTTGATGAGAGTGCACGGATCCAGAGAGCTTATAGTCACTACTTTGATCTGATTATTGTGAATGACAACCTAGACAAAGCTTTTGAGAAGTTGCAAACTGCTACAGAGAAATTGAGAATGGAATCACAGTGGGTCCCAATTAGCTGGGTATACTGA
- the LOC139154439 gene encoding uncharacterized protein: MDNRGIGFGQYQFLRTKSSVPSPVGLCPPSRRQTHTYLNRQCSNQGPPESSGGHEVPTSYGGNYAALHLGRDPFGVTDRGTYRRDQQLHSGLAQQGYPGSVRVATRSRPVLPVDPEVWGPPSGPICQRPEHSASEVFHTVSGSRSRGDQRPTVTLASRSPVRISPRESHPEGGGKDPSRGGGSDLTSAILATSPVVRGLGGTFSVTPVEDSRSDHLVEPGESETPRSSVATLDRLALERHKLKQLDLPEKVIDTMQAARRPSTSRIYQATWAAFCKFCDKDLQDPREASVITVLEFLQAGVERGLAPNTLRRQVAALATMIQTPESRPLAQHPWIRDFIKGATNKHSPPVRRFPSWDLTWVLKALTKPPFEPLRSIPIRLLSIKTAFLVAVTSARRVSELSALSVRPDLCVFYPDRVVLRLDPTFVPKEGTWIIGEIH, encoded by the exons ATGGACAATAGAGGAATTGGCTTCGGTCAATATCAATTTCTTAGAACTAAGAGCAGTGTTCCTAGCCCTGTTGGCCTTTGCCCCCCTAGTAGAAGGCAAACACATACTTAtcttaacagacaatgtagcaaccagggcccacctgaatcatcaggggggcacgaggtcCCAACGTCTTATGGAGGAAACTATGCggctcttcacctgggccgaGACCCATTTGGCGTCACTGACCGCGGAACATATCGCAGGGATCAGCAACTCcacagcggattggctcagcagggctaCCCTGGATCCGTCAGAGTGGCGACTCGATCCAGACCTGTTCTACCAGTTGACCCAGAGGTTTGGGGTCCCCCTAGTGGACCTATTTGCCAGCGGCCAGAACACTCAGCTTCCGAGGTTTTTCACACGGTTTCCGGATCCAGGAGCAGAGGGGACCAACGCCCTACTGtcaccttggcctccaggtctcctGTACGCATTTCCCCCCGTGAATCTCATCCCGAGGGTGGTGGAAAAGATCCTTCACGAGGAGGCGGAAGTGATCTTACTAGCGCCATATTGGCCACGTCGcccgtggttcgcggacttggtggaactttcagtgtcacccccgtggaggattccagatcggATCATCTCGTTGAGCCAGGGGAATCTGAAACACCCAGATCCTCAGTGGCTACACTTGACAggttggcacttgaaaggcataaaTTAAAGCAGTTGGACTTACCAGAGAAGGTTATAGATACCATGCAGGCTGCCAGGCGCCCATCGACTTCACGAATTTATCAGGCGACCTGGGCTGCGTTTTGTAAATTTTGCGACAAGGATTTACAGGATCCTAGGGAAGCTTCTGTAATAACTGTTTTAGAGTTTCTGCAAGCCGGGGTGGAACGTGGCTTAGCTCCTAATACTTTGAGGCGACAGGTGGCAGCCTTAGCCACCATGATTCAAACTCCAGAGTCTCGTCCCTTGGCTCAGCATCCTTGGATCAGAGATTTTATTAAAGGAGCCACGAATAAACATTCTCCGCCTGTCAGgagatttccatcctgggacctcACGTGGGTACTTAAGGCTTTAACTAAACCTCCCTTTGAACCATTGAGGTCTATACCAATTAGGCTACtttccatcaagacagcctttctgGTAGCTGTTACATCTGCACGCAGGGTGTCGGAGTTATCGGCGTTATCCGTGAGACCTGACCTCTGTGTCTTTTATCCGGATAGGGTAGTTCTtcgtttggaccccacctttgtaCCAAAG GAAGGGACTTGGATTATCGGCGAAATCCATTAG
- the PALS2 gene encoding protein PALS2 isoform X3 translates to MQQVLDNLTDLPSSSGAEEIDLIFLKGIMENPIVKSLAKAHERLEDSKLEAVSDNNLELVNEILEDISPLINKDENIAELVGILKEPHFLSLLEAHDIVASKCYESPPSSPEINNASVNNQIVPVDAIRILGIHKRAGEPLGVTFRVENNDLVIARILHGGMIDRQGLLHVGDIIKEVNGHEVGNNPKELQELLKSISGSVTLKILPSYKDNIVPQQVFVKCHFDYNPFNDNLIPCKEAGLKFSKGEILQIVNREDPNWWQASHVKEGGSAGLIPSQFLEEKRKAFVRRDWENSSPFCGTINSKRKKKMMYLTTRNAEFDRHEIQIYEEVAKMPPFQRKTLVLIGAQGVGRRSLKNRFIVLNPTKFGTTVPFTSRKPRDDEKDGQAYRFVSRSEMEADIKAGRYLEHGEYEGNLYGTKIDSIIEVVQTGRTCILDVNPQALKVLRTSEFMPYVVFIAAPELETLRAMHKAVVDAGITTKLLTDTDLKKTVDESARIQRAYSHYFDLIIVNDNLDKAFEKLQTATEKLRMESQWVPISWVY, encoded by the exons ATGCAGCAAGTTTTGGATAATCTTACTGATTTACCCTCATCATCTGGAGCTGAAGAAATAGACCTTATTTTCTTGAAAGGAATTATGGAGAATCCTATTGTAAAATCACTTGCTAAG GCTCATGAACGACTAGAGGATTCAAAACTTGAGGCTGTAAGTGATAACAATCTGGAGCTGGTCAATGAGATTCTTGAAGACATCAGTCCattaataaataaagatgaaAATATTGCGGAATTAGTTGGCATACTAAAAGAACCACACTTTCTG TCACTCTTAGAAGCTCATGATATTGTGGCATCAAAGTGTTATGAATCTCCTCCCTCTAGCCCAGAAATAAATAATGCTTCAGTGAACAATCAGATAGTACCAGTAGATGCTATTCGTATACTTGGTATTCATAAAAGAGCAGGGGAGCCTCTG GGTGTGACATTTAGGGTGGAGAATAATGACCTGGTGATTGCAAGAATCCTTCATGGAGGAATGATAGACCGACAAGGTCTCCTACATGTAGGTGATATCATTAAAGAGGTTAATGGTCATGAAGTTGGAAACAATCCAAAAGAATTGCAAGAGCTCCTGAAGAGTATTAGTGGTAGTGTCACTCTGAAGATTCTTCCTAGCTACAAAGATAATATTGTTCCCCAACAG gTATTTGTGAAGTGTCACTTTGATTATAATCCATTCAATGATAATCTCATTCCATGCAAAGAAGCTGGTCTTAAATTTTCCAAGGGAGAAATTCTTCAGATTGTAAACCGAGAAGACCCAAACTGGTGGCAG GCCAGCCATGTCAAAGAAGGAGGAAGTGCAGGACTTATTCCTAGCCAATTcttagaagaaaagagaaaagcatTTGTTAGGCGGGACTGGGAAAATTCAA GTCCTTTCTGTGGGACAATAAatagtaaaaggaagaaaaaaatgatgtATCTCACAACTAGAAATGCAG AATTTGATCGACATGAAATTCAAATATATGAGGAAGTTGCAAAGATGCCTCCATTTCAAAGAAAAACACTGGTCTTAATAGGGGCCCAAGGAGTTGGCCGAAGAAGTCTGAAAAATAGATTTATTGTACTGAATCCCACAAAATTTGGAACCACAGTCCCAT TTACATCGCGGAAACCGAGGGATGATGAGAAAGATGGACAAGCATACCGGTTTGTGTCACGAAGTGAAATGGAGGCAGATATTAAAGCAGGAAGATATTTAGAACACGGGGAATATGAAGGAAATCTTTACGGTACCAAAATAGATTCCATTATTGAAGTGGTTCAGACTGGAAGGACATGTATCTTGGATGTGAATCCACAG GCACTTAAAGTGTTGCGGACATCAGAGTTCATGCCCTATGTAGTTTTTATTGCTGCTCCAGAACTTGAAACCCTGCGTGCAATGCACAAAGCTGTGGTTGATGCAGGAATTACAACCAAGCTTCTAACA GATACTGATTTGAAGAAAACTGTTGATGAGAGTGCACGGATCCAGAGAGCTTATAGTCACTACTTTGATCTGATTATTGTGAATGACAACCTAGACAAAGCTTTTGAGAAGTTGCAAACTGCTACAGAGAAATTGAGAATGGAATCACAGTGGGTCCCAATTAGCTGGGTATACTGA
- the PALS2 gene encoding protein PALS2 isoform X1 — MVAMQQVLDNLTDLPSSSGAEEIDLIFLKGIMENPIVKSLAKAHERLEDSKLEAVSDNNLELVNEILEDISPLINKDENIAELVGILKEPHFLSLLEAHDIVASKCYESPPSSPEINNASVNNQIVPVDAIRILGIHKRAGEPLGVTFRVENNDLVIARILHGGMIDRQGLLHVGDIIKEVNGHEVGNNPKELQELLKSISGSVTLKILPSYKDNIVPQQVFVKCHFDYNPFNDNLIPCKEAGLKFSKGEILQIVNREDPNWWQASHVKEGGSAGLIPSQFLEEKRKAFVRRDWENSSPFCGTINSKRKKKMMYLTTRNAEFDRHEIQIYEEVAKMPPFQRKTLVLIGAQGVGRRSLKNRFIVLNPTKFGTTVPFTSRKPRDDEKDGQAYRFVSRSEMEADIKAGRYLEHGEYEGNLYGTKIDSIIEVVQTGRTCILDVNPQALKVLRTSEFMPYVVFIAAPELETLRAMHKAVVDAGITTKLLTDTDLKKTVDESARIQRAYSHYFDLIIVNDNLDKAFEKLQTATEKLRMESQWVPISWVY; from the exons TAGCAATGCAGCAAGTTTTGGATAATCTTACTGATTTACCCTCATCATCTGGAGCTGAAGAAATAGACCTTATTTTCTTGAAAGGAATTATGGAGAATCCTATTGTAAAATCACTTGCTAAG GCTCATGAACGACTAGAGGATTCAAAACTTGAGGCTGTAAGTGATAACAATCTGGAGCTGGTCAATGAGATTCTTGAAGACATCAGTCCattaataaataaagatgaaAATATTGCGGAATTAGTTGGCATACTAAAAGAACCACACTTTCTG TCACTCTTAGAAGCTCATGATATTGTGGCATCAAAGTGTTATGAATCTCCTCCCTCTAGCCCAGAAATAAATAATGCTTCAGTGAACAATCAGATAGTACCAGTAGATGCTATTCGTATACTTGGTATTCATAAAAGAGCAGGGGAGCCTCTG GGTGTGACATTTAGGGTGGAGAATAATGACCTGGTGATTGCAAGAATCCTTCATGGAGGAATGATAGACCGACAAGGTCTCCTACATGTAGGTGATATCATTAAAGAGGTTAATGGTCATGAAGTTGGAAACAATCCAAAAGAATTGCAAGAGCTCCTGAAGAGTATTAGTGGTAGTGTCACTCTGAAGATTCTTCCTAGCTACAAAGATAATATTGTTCCCCAACAG gTATTTGTGAAGTGTCACTTTGATTATAATCCATTCAATGATAATCTCATTCCATGCAAAGAAGCTGGTCTTAAATTTTCCAAGGGAGAAATTCTTCAGATTGTAAACCGAGAAGACCCAAACTGGTGGCAG GCCAGCCATGTCAAAGAAGGAGGAAGTGCAGGACTTATTCCTAGCCAATTcttagaagaaaagagaaaagcatTTGTTAGGCGGGACTGGGAAAATTCAA GTCCTTTCTGTGGGACAATAAatagtaaaaggaagaaaaaaatgatgtATCTCACAACTAGAAATGCAG AATTTGATCGACATGAAATTCAAATATATGAGGAAGTTGCAAAGATGCCTCCATTTCAAAGAAAAACACTGGTCTTAATAGGGGCCCAAGGAGTTGGCCGAAGAAGTCTGAAAAATAGATTTATTGTACTGAATCCCACAAAATTTGGAACCACAGTCCCAT TTACATCGCGGAAACCGAGGGATGATGAGAAAGATGGACAAGCATACCGGTTTGTGTCACGAAGTGAAATGGAGGCAGATATTAAAGCAGGAAGATATTTAGAACACGGGGAATATGAAGGAAATCTTTACGGTACCAAAATAGATTCCATTATTGAAGTGGTTCAGACTGGAAGGACATGTATCTTGGATGTGAATCCACAG GCACTTAAAGTGTTGCGGACATCAGAGTTCATGCCCTATGTAGTTTTTATTGCTGCTCCAGAACTTGAAACCCTGCGTGCAATGCACAAAGCTGTGGTTGATGCAGGAATTACAACCAAGCTTCTAACA GATACTGATTTGAAGAAAACTGTTGATGAGAGTGCACGGATCCAGAGAGCTTATAGTCACTACTTTGATCTGATTATTGTGAATGACAACCTAGACAAAGCTTTTGAGAAGTTGCAAACTGCTACAGAGAAATTGAGAATGGAATCACAGTGGGTCCCAATTAGCTGGGTATACTGA
- the PALS2 gene encoding protein PALS2 isoform X4 codes for MVAMQQVLDNLTDLPSSSGAEEIDLIFLKGIMENPIVKSLAKAHERLEDSKLEAVSDNNLELVNEILEDISPLINKDENIAELVGILKEPHFLSLLEAHDIVASKCYESPPSSPEINNASVNNQIVPVDAIRILGIHKRAGEPLGVTFRVENNDLVIARILHGGMIDRQGLLHVGDIIKEVNGHEVGNNPKELQELLKSISGSVTLKILPSYKDNIVPQQVFVKCHFDYNPFNDNLIPCKEAGLKFSKGEILQIVNREDPNWWQASHVKEGGSAGLIPSQFLEEKRKAFVRRDWENSKFDRHEIQIYEEVAKMPPFQRKTLVLIGAQGVGRRSLKNRFIVLNPTKFGTTVPFTSRKPRDDEKDGQAYRFVSRSEMEADIKAGRYLEHGEYEGNLYGTKIDSIIEVVQTGRTCILDVNPQALKVLRTSEFMPYVVFIAAPELETLRAMHKAVVDAGITTKLLTDTDLKKTVDESARIQRAYSHYFDLIIVNDNLDKAFEKLQTATEKLRMESQWVPISWVY; via the exons TAGCAATGCAGCAAGTTTTGGATAATCTTACTGATTTACCCTCATCATCTGGAGCTGAAGAAATAGACCTTATTTTCTTGAAAGGAATTATGGAGAATCCTATTGTAAAATCACTTGCTAAG GCTCATGAACGACTAGAGGATTCAAAACTTGAGGCTGTAAGTGATAACAATCTGGAGCTGGTCAATGAGATTCTTGAAGACATCAGTCCattaataaataaagatgaaAATATTGCGGAATTAGTTGGCATACTAAAAGAACCACACTTTCTG TCACTCTTAGAAGCTCATGATATTGTGGCATCAAAGTGTTATGAATCTCCTCCCTCTAGCCCAGAAATAAATAATGCTTCAGTGAACAATCAGATAGTACCAGTAGATGCTATTCGTATACTTGGTATTCATAAAAGAGCAGGGGAGCCTCTG GGTGTGACATTTAGGGTGGAGAATAATGACCTGGTGATTGCAAGAATCCTTCATGGAGGAATGATAGACCGACAAGGTCTCCTACATGTAGGTGATATCATTAAAGAGGTTAATGGTCATGAAGTTGGAAACAATCCAAAAGAATTGCAAGAGCTCCTGAAGAGTATTAGTGGTAGTGTCACTCTGAAGATTCTTCCTAGCTACAAAGATAATATTGTTCCCCAACAG gTATTTGTGAAGTGTCACTTTGATTATAATCCATTCAATGATAATCTCATTCCATGCAAAGAAGCTGGTCTTAAATTTTCCAAGGGAGAAATTCTTCAGATTGTAAACCGAGAAGACCCAAACTGGTGGCAG GCCAGCCATGTCAAAGAAGGAGGAAGTGCAGGACTTATTCCTAGCCAATTcttagaagaaaagagaaaagcatTTGTTAGGCGGGACTGGGAAAATTCAA AATTTGATCGACATGAAATTCAAATATATGAGGAAGTTGCAAAGATGCCTCCATTTCAAAGAAAAACACTGGTCTTAATAGGGGCCCAAGGAGTTGGCCGAAGAAGTCTGAAAAATAGATTTATTGTACTGAATCCCACAAAATTTGGAACCACAGTCCCAT TTACATCGCGGAAACCGAGGGATGATGAGAAAGATGGACAAGCATACCGGTTTGTGTCACGAAGTGAAATGGAGGCAGATATTAAAGCAGGAAGATATTTAGAACACGGGGAATATGAAGGAAATCTTTACGGTACCAAAATAGATTCCATTATTGAAGTGGTTCAGACTGGAAGGACATGTATCTTGGATGTGAATCCACAG GCACTTAAAGTGTTGCGGACATCAGAGTTCATGCCCTATGTAGTTTTTATTGCTGCTCCAGAACTTGAAACCCTGCGTGCAATGCACAAAGCTGTGGTTGATGCAGGAATTACAACCAAGCTTCTAACA GATACTGATTTGAAGAAAACTGTTGATGAGAGTGCACGGATCCAGAGAGCTTATAGTCACTACTTTGATCTGATTATTGTGAATGACAACCTAGACAAAGCTTTTGAGAAGTTGCAAACTGCTACAGAGAAATTGAGAATGGAATCACAGTGGGTCCCAATTAGCTGGGTATACTGA